The proteins below are encoded in one region of Candidatus Eisenbacteria bacterium:
- a CDS encoding DinB family protein has translation MNETQQFLRHATATLAYRGAKTLRGAPPEFAHFKAGPTTRTPLELLAHIGDLLEVSAARLRGPAQWDPKPPDTWEKQVARFHRALAAIDQALASDVTSDVDLQRWYQGPFADALTHVGQLAMLRRLSGHPMKGEAYFYAPIEAGRVGAEQRATDPKYEFD, from the coding sequence TTGAACGAGACGCAGCAGTTCCTGCGGCACGCGACCGCCACTCTCGCCTATCGCGGCGCCAAGACGCTGCGCGGCGCGCCCCCCGAGTTCGCGCACTTCAAGGCGGGGCCCACCACGAGGACGCCGCTCGAGCTGCTGGCTCACATCGGGGACTTGCTCGAGGTCTCGGCGGCGCGCCTGCGCGGTCCCGCGCAGTGGGACCCCAAGCCGCCCGACACCTGGGAGAAGCAGGTGGCGCGCTTCCATCGAGCACTCGCCGCGATCGACCAGGCGCTGGCTTCGGACGTGACGAGCGACGTGGACCTCCAGCGCTGGTACCAGGGGCCATTCGCCGACGCGCTCACCCACGTCGGCCAGCTCGCCATGCTGCGCCGGCTTTCAGGGCATCCGATGAAGGGCGAGGCGTACTTCTACGCCCCGATCGAGGCCGGTCGCGTGGGAGCGGAACAGAGGGCGACCGATCCGAAATACGAGTTCGACTGA
- a CDS encoding glycoside hydrolase family 1 protein, giving the protein MTPSDPADAIAPLVPLMRPDAARFSFPENFMWGSSTSAHQVEGGNDNDWTAWEEQGKVAVRTGIACDHYRRFQSDFDLARDIAHNAHRFSLEWSRIEPEEGRFSDEALQHYRERLLALHARGLEPVVTIHHYTFPRWLAAKGGWECGEIERLYERYVERVVDAYGDLVRWWITLNEPVVQAFKGWIVGQWPPGRVSDYPRGLQAVRRMLRSHVLAYRAIHHRRPAAMVSVAQHCLALTPNHPHNPFDWISTRTRGFLFNHLFLDALQSGRLAIPGEFFERLPFGSTLDFIGINYYTRDFVRNTGFDWPGLVGRSGTLENERRIGKRNDLGWEVFPEGLGHFLRSFHRYRLPILITENGTPAVDEDDRWGFIYLHLWQVMRAMARGIPVIGYLYWSLLDNYEWTDGYTARFGLVGVNFQTQARIVRPSARWLADVIRKRSL; this is encoded by the coding sequence ATGACTCCCTCGGACCCTGCCGACGCCATCGCTCCGCTCGTCCCGCTCATGCGGCCCGATGCCGCACGCTTCAGCTTTCCCGAGAACTTCATGTGGGGCTCCAGCACCTCGGCGCACCAGGTCGAAGGCGGCAACGACAACGACTGGACCGCATGGGAGGAGCAGGGAAAGGTCGCGGTCCGCACCGGGATCGCGTGCGACCACTACCGGCGCTTCCAGAGCGACTTCGACCTGGCGCGGGACATCGCGCACAACGCTCACCGCTTCTCGCTCGAGTGGAGCCGCATCGAGCCCGAGGAAGGCCGCTTCTCGGACGAGGCGCTGCAGCACTACCGCGAAAGGCTCCTGGCGCTCCACGCGCGCGGCCTCGAGCCGGTGGTCACCATCCACCACTACACGTTTCCGCGCTGGCTGGCTGCCAAGGGCGGCTGGGAGTGCGGCGAGATCGAGCGGCTCTATGAGCGTTACGTGGAGCGCGTCGTCGACGCCTATGGCGACCTGGTCCGCTGGTGGATCACCCTCAACGAGCCGGTGGTGCAGGCCTTCAAAGGCTGGATCGTCGGCCAGTGGCCCCCCGGGCGGGTGAGCGATTACCCGCGCGGGCTCCAGGCGGTGCGACGGATGCTGCGGTCGCACGTTCTGGCGTATCGGGCGATCCACCACCGCCGGCCCGCCGCCATGGTGAGCGTCGCTCAGCACTGCCTCGCGCTGACGCCGAACCATCCGCACAATCCCTTCGACTGGATCTCGACCCGGACGCGCGGCTTCCTCTTCAACCACCTGTTCCTCGACGCGCTGCAATCGGGCCGTCTGGCGATCCCGGGCGAGTTCTTCGAGCGCCTGCCCTTCGGCAGCACGCTCGACTTCATCGGCATCAACTACTACACGCGCGATTTCGTGCGGAATACCGGCTTCGACTGGCCGGGATTGGTCGGACGTTCCGGGACGCTCGAGAACGAGCGGCGCATCGGCAAGCGCAACGACCTGGGCTGGGAGGTCTTTCCGGAAGGGCTCGGGCACTTCCTGCGCAGCTTCCATCGTTACCGTCTGCCCATCCTCATCACCGAGAACGGCACGCCCGCGGTCGACGAGGACGATCGCTGGGGCTTCATCTATCTGCATCTGTGGCAGGTGATGCGCGCCATGGCCAGGGGCATTCCGGTGATCGGCTATCTCTACTGGTCGCTGCTCGACAACTACGAATGGACCGACGGCTACACCGCTCGCTTCGGCCTGGTTGGCGTGAACTTCCAGACCCAGGCCCGGATCGTGCGGCCGAGCGCGCGCTGGCTGGCGGACGTGATCCGCAAGCGCTCCCTTTGA
- a CDS encoding alpha/beta fold hydrolase, which translates to MATKICSWIVWAAVIGHAWAAPVLAAEGDYVVRNFVFRSGEKLPELRLHYLTIGSPRRDANGNVTNGILVLHGTGGSGRQFLSRSFADELYGAGAPLDTTRWYVILPDGIGHGRSSKPSDGLRMRFPRYDYDDMVEAQRRLLTEHLGVRHLRLVMGTSMGGMHTWVWGESHPDFMDALMPLACLPVGIVGRNRLWRRMLVEAIREDPEWKGGEYTSPPKAGLRTAIDLLLIAGSAPAYQQKTLAARDSVDRYLAAQTENRMKTTDANDLIYQVEASRHYDPAPRLEAIKAPVMFVNSADDFINPPELGIAEREIKRVRRGRFVLVPASDRTRGHGTHTWAVFWKPYLAELLESSKPVSAGQ; encoded by the coding sequence ATGGCGACGAAGATCTGCTCCTGGATCGTCTGGGCGGCCGTCATCGGCCACGCGTGGGCGGCGCCGGTCCTTGCCGCCGAAGGCGACTACGTGGTTCGCAACTTCGTCTTTCGCTCCGGGGAGAAGCTGCCCGAGCTGCGCCTTCACTACCTCACCATTGGCTCGCCACGGCGCGATGCCAATGGCAACGTCACCAACGGCATCCTCGTCCTTCACGGCACCGGCGGGAGCGGGCGGCAGTTCTTGTCGCGATCGTTCGCCGACGAGCTGTACGGCGCCGGCGCGCCCCTCGATACCACCCGGTGGTACGTCATCCTGCCCGACGGCATCGGGCACGGCCGCTCGAGCAAGCCGAGCGACGGCCTCCGCATGCGCTTTCCTCGCTACGACTACGACGACATGGTCGAAGCGCAGCGCCGGCTCCTCACCGAGCACCTCGGCGTTCGCCATCTGCGGCTCGTGATGGGCACCTCGATGGGAGGGATGCACACCTGGGTGTGGGGCGAGTCTCATCCCGACTTCATGGACGCGCTCATGCCGCTCGCCTGCCTGCCGGTCGGGATCGTGGGACGCAATCGCCTGTGGCGCCGCATGCTGGTCGAGGCGATCCGCGAGGATCCGGAGTGGAAAGGAGGCGAGTACACCTCGCCGCCGAAGGCGGGGCTGCGCACCGCCATCGACCTGCTCCTGATCGCGGGCAGCGCGCCGGCGTACCAGCAGAAGACGCTGGCCGCGCGCGATTCGGTGGATCGCTATCTGGCGGCCCAGACCGAGAATCGCATGAAGACCACGGACGCCAACGACCTCATCTACCAGGTCGAGGCCTCCCGCCACTACGATCCCGCGCCCAGGCTCGAGGCCATCAAGGCGCCGGTCATGTTCGTGAACTCGGCGGACGACTTCATCAACCCGCCCGAGCTCGGCATCGCGGAGCGCGAGATCAAGCGAGTGCGCCGCGGGCGCTTCGTGCTCGTTCCCGCGAGCGATCGGACGCGCGGACACGGCACCCACACCTGGGCGGTGTTCTGGAAGCCGTATCTCGCGGAGCTGCTCGAGAGCTCGAAGCCCGTCTCAGCGGGTCAGTAG